One window of the Chitinophaga niabensis genome contains the following:
- a CDS encoding UDP-2,3-diacylglucosamine diphosphatase, which translates to MELLLPADKRIYFASDFHLGAPDMEKSRERERLIVRWLEEAAKDAQHIFLVGDLFDFWFEYKDVIPKGYTRLLGKLAELRDKGIGISVFIGNHDMWMNGYFEDELQIPVYYEPQTYTIAGKKFYIGHGDGLGPGDHGYKFLKKVFRNPVCRWLFSCLHPRWGISMANYWSRKSRAATGSELEQFLGEQDEWLAIYSKEILQKEHFDYFIFGHRHLPLDLNVGENSRYVNLGDWLNYNSYGVFDGNTLELKYYKP; encoded by the coding sequence ATGGAATTGTTATTGCCTGCAGACAAGCGTATTTACTTTGCTTCGGACTTTCACCTCGGTGCTCCTGATATGGAAAAGAGCCGCGAGCGGGAAAGGCTGATAGTACGCTGGCTGGAAGAAGCGGCAAAAGATGCACAGCACATCTTCCTGGTGGGCGACCTCTTCGATTTCTGGTTTGAATATAAAGATGTGATCCCCAAAGGGTATACCCGCCTGCTGGGTAAACTGGCAGAACTGCGGGACAAGGGCATTGGCATTTCCGTTTTCATCGGCAACCATGATATGTGGATGAATGGATATTTTGAAGATGAATTGCAGATCCCCGTTTACTATGAACCACAGACTTATACCATTGCCGGCAAGAAATTCTATATCGGCCATGGAGATGGTTTAGGCCCCGGTGATCATGGTTATAAATTCCTCAAGAAAGTATTTCGTAACCCCGTTTGCCGCTGGTTGTTTTCCTGTTTACATCCCAGGTGGGGTATTTCCATGGCCAATTACTGGAGCCGCAAAAGCCGTGCTGCTACAGGTTCTGAACTGGAACAGTTCCTGGGAGAGCAGGATGAATGGCTGGCCATTTACAGTAAAGAAATACTGCAGAAAGAACATTTCGATTATTTTATTTTCGGGCACCGCCACCTCCCACTGGACCTGAATGTAGGAGAGAACAGTCGATATGTGAACCTGGGCGACTGGCTCAATTATAATTCCTATGGTGTTTTTGATGGCAACACGCTGGAACTGAAATACTACAAACCTTAA